A part of Arachis hypogaea cultivar Tifrunner chromosome 12, arahy.Tifrunner.gnm2.J5K5, whole genome shotgun sequence genomic DNA contains:
- the LOC140176644 gene encoding uncharacterized protein, with product MGAYQARDSLLQKYLVRVRKLSEEFDEVTVHHIPRERNTRADLLSKLASIKPGTRNRSLIQGLVKEPTVTLHVAQATDPPSWMNPIMDFLEKGVLPEDDKMAKALRREVAKYAVIQGQLFKKGLSQPLLKCLHPDQTDYVLSEVHEGCCDHHIGGKALARKLVRASYYWLSMMEVSKEFVKKCKSCQENANFYRAPAAELSLLTASRPFLQWGIDLLRPFPVGPG from the coding sequence ATGGGGGCATACCAAGCCAGAGATTCCCTATTGCAGAAATATCTGGTGAGAGTCAGAAAACTAAGTGAGGAGTTTGACGAGGTAACAGTGCATCACATACCAAGAGAAAGGAACACCCGAGCGGACCTCTTATCAAAGCTAGCAAGCATCAAACCAGGAACCAGGAACCGATCTCTGATACAAGGCTTAGTAAAGGAACCGACGGTGACCCTGCACGTGGCGCAGGCAACCGACCCTCCATCCTGGATGAACCCAATCATGGATTTCTTGGAAAAGGGAGTACTCCCCGAGGACGACAAAATGGCAAAGGCGTTAAGAAGAGAAGTGGCCAAGTATGCGGTAATACAAGGCCAGTTGTTCAAGAAAGGGCTCAGCCAACCCCTGTTGAAGTGCCTACACCCCGACCAAACAGACTACGTACTAAGCGAGGTCCACGAGGGATGTTGCGACCACCACATTGGTGGAAAGGCCTTGGCCAGAAAGCTTGTCAGGGCTAGTTATTATTGGCTTTCAATGATGGAGGTCTCGAAAGAATTTGTGAAGAAGTGTAAAAGCTGCCAGGAAAACGCCAACTTTTATAGGGCGCCGGCAGCCGAGCTAAGCCTGTTAACAGCCTCGCGACCATTCTTGCAATGGGGAATCGACCTGCTGAGGCCTTTTCCGGTTGGACCAGGGTAG
- the LOC112727019 gene encoding histone chaperone ASF1B, which produces MSAVNITNVTVLDNPASFLTPFQFEISYECLTPLKDDLEWKLIYVGSAEDETYDQLLESVLVGPVNIGNYRFVLQADPPDPSKIREEDIIGVTVLLLTCSYLGQEFIRVGYYVNNDYDDEQLREEPPPKVLVDRVQRNILSDKPRVTKFPINFHPENNENEEQPGPAENPSETREDPLAAGDCDPSDERDS; this is translated from the exons ATGAGCGCCGTGAACATCACCAACGTGACGGTGCTAGATAACCCTGCTTCCTTTCTCACCCCGTTTCAGTTCGAGATCTCCTATGAGTGTTTGACTCCTCTCAAAGATG ATTTGGAATGGAAGCTCATTTATGTTGGATCTGCTGAGGATGAGACCTATGACCAATTATTAGAGAGTGTCCTTGTTGGTCCGGTCAACATTGGAAACTATCGCTTTGTTTTACAG GCAGATCCACCGGACCCATCAAAGATTCGCGAAGAAGATATAATTGGTGTCACTGTGCTGCTTCTGACATGCTCTTATCTGGGTCAAGAATTCATTCGTGTTGGCTATTATGTGAACAATGATTATGATGATGAGCAGCTGAGGGAGGAACCTCCACCAAAGGTCTTAGTTGACAGGGTTCAGAGGAACATTTTATCTGACAAACCAAGGGTCACAAAGTTCCCCATCAATTTCCACCCTGAGAACAATGAAAACGAAGAGCAACCCGGTCCAGCTGAGAATCCTTCGGAAACTAGAGAAGATCCACTTGCTGCCGGTGATTGTGATCCCTCAGATGAGAGGGATTCTTAA